The Halichoerus grypus chromosome 15, mHalGry1.hap1.1, whole genome shotgun sequence genome includes a window with the following:
- the KCNC3 gene encoding voltage-gated potassium channel KCNC3 isoform X1 — MLSSVCVSSFRGRQGASKQQPAPPPQPPESPPPLPPPPSPPPLQQQQSAQPGPAASSAGPPAPRGPGGRRAEPCPGLPAAAMGRHGGGGGDSGKIVINVGGVRHETYRSTLRTLPGTRLAGLTEPEAAARFDYDPGADEFFFDRHPGVFAYVLNYYRTGKLHCPADVCGPLFEEELGFWGIDETDVEACCWMTYRQHRDAEEALDSFEAPDPAGAANAANAAGAHDAGLDDEAGAGGGGLDGAGGELKRLCFQDAGGGAGGPPGGAGGAGGTWWRRWQPRVWALFEDPYSSRAARYVAFASLFFILISITTFCLETHEGFIHISNKTVTQASPIPGAPPENITNVEVETEPFLTYVEGVCVVWFTFEFLMRITFCPDKVEFLKSSLNIIDCVAILPFYLEVGLSGLSSKAAKDVLGFLRVVRFVRILRIFKLTRHFVGLRVLGHTLRASTNEFLLLIIFLALGVLIFATMIYYAERIGADPDDILGSNHTYFKNIPIGFWWAVVTMTTLGYGDMYPKTWSGMLVGALCALAGVLTIAMPVPVIVNNFGMYYSLAMAKQKLPKKKNKHIPRPPQPGSPNYCKPDPPPPPPHHPHHGSGGISPPPPITPPSVGVTVAGAYPPGPHTHPGLLRGGAGGLGIMGLPPLPAPGEPCPLAQEEVIEINRADPRPNGDPAAAALAHEDCPAIDQPAMSPEDKSPITPGSRGRYSRDRACFLLTDYAPSPDGSIRKGYEKSRSLSSIAGLSGVSLRLAPLATPPGSPRAARRAPPTLPSIL, encoded by the exons ATGCTGAGCTCAGTCTGCGTCTCGTCCTTCCGCGGGCGCCAGGGGGCCAGCAAGCAGCAGCCGGCGCCACCGCCGCAGCCGCCCGAGTccccgccgccgctgcccccgCCGCCGTCCCCGCCGCCGCTGCAGCAGCAGCAGTCTGCGCAGCCCGGCCCCGCCGCGTCCTCGGCGGGCCCCCCGGCACCTCGCGGGCCCGGGGGCCGGCGCGCCGAGCCATGCCCCGGGCTGCCGGCGGCGGCCATGGGGCGGcacggcggcggcggtggcgacAGCGGCAAGATCGTGATCAACGTGGGCGGCGTGCGCCATGAGACGTACCGCTCGACGCTGCGCACCCTGCCGGGGACGCGGCTGGCCGGCCTGACGGAGCCCGAGGCGGCGGCGCGCTTCGACTACGATCCCGGCGCTGACGAGTTCTTCTTTGACCGGCACCCGGGAGTCTTCGCCTACGTGCTCAACTACTACCGCACAGGCAAGCTGCACTGTCCGGCCGACGTGTGCGGGCCGCTTTTCGAGGAGGAGCTCGGCTTCTGGGGCATCGACGAGACCGACGTGGAGGCCTGCTGCTGGATGACCTACCGGCAGCACCGCGACGCCGAAGAGGCGCTCGACTCCTTCGAGGCTCCGGACCCAGCGGGCGCAGCCAACGCCGCCAACGCCGCGGGCGCCCACGACGCGGGCCTGGACGACGAGGCGGGTGCGGGCGGCGGCGGCTTGGACGGCGCGGGCGGCGAGCTCAAGCGCCTCTGCTTCCAGGACGCGGGCGGCGGCGCCGGGGGGCCGCCAgggggcgcgggcggcgcgggcggcaCGTGGTGGCGCCGCTGGCAGCCCCGTGTGTGGGCGCTCTTCGAGGACCCCTACTCGTCGCGGGCCGCCAGG TATGTAGCCTTCGCCTCCCTCTTCTTCATCCTCATCTCCATAACCACCTTCTGCCTGGAGACCCATGAAGGCTTCATCCATATCAGCAACAAGACGGTGACACAGGCCTCCCCGATCCCCGGGGCTCCACCAGAGAACATCACCAATGTGGAGGTGGAGACGGAGCCCTTCCTGACCTATGTGGAGGGCGTGTGTGTGGTCTGGTTCACCTTCGAGTTCCTCATGCGCATCACCTTCTGCCCCGACAAGGTGGAATTTCTCAAGAGCAGCCTCAACATCATCGACTGTGTGGCCATCTTGCCCTTCTATCTCGAGGTGGGACTCTCAGGCCTCAGCTCCAAGGCTGCTAAAGACGTGCTGGGCTTCCTGCGGGTTGTCCGCTTTGTCCGAATCCTTCGCATCTTCAAGCTCACGCGCCATTTTGTGGGGCTGCGCGTGCTGGGCCACACACTCCGTGCCAGCACCAACGAGTTCCTGCTGCTCATCATCTTCCTGGCACTGGGCGTGCTCATCTTCGCCACCATGATCTACTACGCGGAGCGCATCGGCGCTGACCCCGATGACATCCTGGGCTCCAATCACACCTACTTCAAGAACATCCCCATCGGCTTCTGGTGGGCCGTGGTCACCATGACGACCCTGGGCTACGGAGACATGTACCCCAAGACGTGGTCGGGGATGCTGGTCGGGGCACTGTGTGCCCTGGCGGGGGTGCTCACCATCGCCATGCCCGTGCCCGTCATTGTCAACAACTTTGGCATGTACTATTCGCTGGCCATGGCCAAGCAGAAGCTGCCCAAGAAGAAGAACAAACAtatcccccgccccccgcagcccGGCTCTCCAAACTACTGCAAGCCcgaccctcccccgccccccccgcacCACCCCCACCACGGCAGCGGTGGTatcagccccccgccccccatcaccCCACCTTCCGTGGGGGTGACTGTGGCTGGGGCCTACCCACCGGGCCCCCACACGCACCCCGGGCTGCTCAGGGGGGGAGCGGGTGGGCTCGGGATCATGGGGCTGCCTCCTCTGCCAGCCCCTGGGGAGCCTTGCCCATTGGCTCAGGAGGAAGTCATTGAGATCAACCGGGCAG ATCCACGCCCCAACGGGGACCCTGCTGCAGCTGCGCTTGCCCACGAGGACTGCCCAGCCATCGACCAGCCCGCCATGTCCCCGGAAGACAAGAGCCCCATCACCCCCGGGAGCCGAGGACGCTATAGCCGGGAccgagcctgcttcctcctcacCGACTATGCCCCTTCCCCTGATGGCTCCATCCGGAAAG gttACGAGAAATCCCGCAGCCTGAGCAGCATCGCGGGCCTGAGCGGGGTGTCCCTGCGCCTGGCGCcccttgccactccccctggCTCTCCCAGGGCCGCCCGCCGCGctcccccaaccctgccctccatcctctag
- the KCNC3 gene encoding voltage-gated potassium channel KCNC3 isoform X4, with translation MLSSVCVSSFRGRQGASKQQPAPPPQPPESPPPLPPPPSPPPLQQQQSAQPGPAASSAGPPAPRGPGGRRAEPCPGLPAAAMGRHGGGGGDSGKIVINVGGVRHETYRSTLRTLPGTRLAGLTEPEAAARFDYDPGADEFFFDRHPGVFAYVLNYYRTGKLHCPADVCGPLFEEELGFWGIDETDVEACCWMTYRQHRDAEEALDSFEAPDPAGAANAANAAGAHDAGLDDEAGAGGGGLDGAGGELKRLCFQDAGGGAGGPPGGAGGAGGTWWRRWQPRVWALFEDPYSSRAARYVAFASLFFILISITTFCLETHEGFIHISNKTVTQASPIPGAPPENITNVEVETEPFLTYVEGVCVVWFTFEFLMRITFCPDKVEFLKSSLNIIDCVAILPFYLEVGLSGLSSKAAKDVLGFLRVVRFVRILRIFKLTRHFVGLRVLGHTLRASTNEFLLLIIFLALGVLIFATMIYYAERIGADPDDILGSNHTYFKNIPIGFWWAVVTMTTLGYGDMYPKTWSGMLVGALCALAGVLTIAMPVPVIVNNFGMYYSLAMAKQKLPKKKNKHIPRPPQPGSPNYCKPDPPPPPPHHPHHGSGGISPPPPITPPSVGVTVAGAYPPGPHTHPGLLRGGAGGLGIMGLPPLPAPGEPCPLAQEEVIEINRADPRPNGDPAAAALAHEDCPAIDQPAMSPEDKSPITPGSRGRYSRDRACFLLTDYAPSPDGSIRKALVTA, from the exons ATGCTGAGCTCAGTCTGCGTCTCGTCCTTCCGCGGGCGCCAGGGGGCCAGCAAGCAGCAGCCGGCGCCACCGCCGCAGCCGCCCGAGTccccgccgccgctgcccccgCCGCCGTCCCCGCCGCCGCTGCAGCAGCAGCAGTCTGCGCAGCCCGGCCCCGCCGCGTCCTCGGCGGGCCCCCCGGCACCTCGCGGGCCCGGGGGCCGGCGCGCCGAGCCATGCCCCGGGCTGCCGGCGGCGGCCATGGGGCGGcacggcggcggcggtggcgacAGCGGCAAGATCGTGATCAACGTGGGCGGCGTGCGCCATGAGACGTACCGCTCGACGCTGCGCACCCTGCCGGGGACGCGGCTGGCCGGCCTGACGGAGCCCGAGGCGGCGGCGCGCTTCGACTACGATCCCGGCGCTGACGAGTTCTTCTTTGACCGGCACCCGGGAGTCTTCGCCTACGTGCTCAACTACTACCGCACAGGCAAGCTGCACTGTCCGGCCGACGTGTGCGGGCCGCTTTTCGAGGAGGAGCTCGGCTTCTGGGGCATCGACGAGACCGACGTGGAGGCCTGCTGCTGGATGACCTACCGGCAGCACCGCGACGCCGAAGAGGCGCTCGACTCCTTCGAGGCTCCGGACCCAGCGGGCGCAGCCAACGCCGCCAACGCCGCGGGCGCCCACGACGCGGGCCTGGACGACGAGGCGGGTGCGGGCGGCGGCGGCTTGGACGGCGCGGGCGGCGAGCTCAAGCGCCTCTGCTTCCAGGACGCGGGCGGCGGCGCCGGGGGGCCGCCAgggggcgcgggcggcgcgggcggcaCGTGGTGGCGCCGCTGGCAGCCCCGTGTGTGGGCGCTCTTCGAGGACCCCTACTCGTCGCGGGCCGCCAGG TATGTAGCCTTCGCCTCCCTCTTCTTCATCCTCATCTCCATAACCACCTTCTGCCTGGAGACCCATGAAGGCTTCATCCATATCAGCAACAAGACGGTGACACAGGCCTCCCCGATCCCCGGGGCTCCACCAGAGAACATCACCAATGTGGAGGTGGAGACGGAGCCCTTCCTGACCTATGTGGAGGGCGTGTGTGTGGTCTGGTTCACCTTCGAGTTCCTCATGCGCATCACCTTCTGCCCCGACAAGGTGGAATTTCTCAAGAGCAGCCTCAACATCATCGACTGTGTGGCCATCTTGCCCTTCTATCTCGAGGTGGGACTCTCAGGCCTCAGCTCCAAGGCTGCTAAAGACGTGCTGGGCTTCCTGCGGGTTGTCCGCTTTGTCCGAATCCTTCGCATCTTCAAGCTCACGCGCCATTTTGTGGGGCTGCGCGTGCTGGGCCACACACTCCGTGCCAGCACCAACGAGTTCCTGCTGCTCATCATCTTCCTGGCACTGGGCGTGCTCATCTTCGCCACCATGATCTACTACGCGGAGCGCATCGGCGCTGACCCCGATGACATCCTGGGCTCCAATCACACCTACTTCAAGAACATCCCCATCGGCTTCTGGTGGGCCGTGGTCACCATGACGACCCTGGGCTACGGAGACATGTACCCCAAGACGTGGTCGGGGATGCTGGTCGGGGCACTGTGTGCCCTGGCGGGGGTGCTCACCATCGCCATGCCCGTGCCCGTCATTGTCAACAACTTTGGCATGTACTATTCGCTGGCCATGGCCAAGCAGAAGCTGCCCAAGAAGAAGAACAAACAtatcccccgccccccgcagcccGGCTCTCCAAACTACTGCAAGCCcgaccctcccccgccccccccgcacCACCCCCACCACGGCAGCGGTGGTatcagccccccgccccccatcaccCCACCTTCCGTGGGGGTGACTGTGGCTGGGGCCTACCCACCGGGCCCCCACACGCACCCCGGGCTGCTCAGGGGGGGAGCGGGTGGGCTCGGGATCATGGGGCTGCCTCCTCTGCCAGCCCCTGGGGAGCCTTGCCCATTGGCTCAGGAGGAAGTCATTGAGATCAACCGGGCAG ATCCACGCCCCAACGGGGACCCTGCTGCAGCTGCGCTTGCCCACGAGGACTGCCCAGCCATCGACCAGCCCGCCATGTCCCCGGAAGACAAGAGCCCCATCACCCCCGGGAGCCGAGGACGCTATAGCCGGGAccgagcctgcttcctcctcacCGACTATGCCCCTTCCCCTGATGGCTCCATCCGGAAAG CTCTTGTCACCGCCTGA
- the KCNC3 gene encoding voltage-gated potassium channel KCNC3 isoform X3 → MLSSVCVSSFRGRQGASKQQPAPPPQPPESPPPLPPPPSPPPLQQQQSAQPGPAASSAGPPAPRGPGGRRAEPCPGLPAAAMGRHGGGGGDSGKIVINVGGVRHETYRSTLRTLPGTRLAGLTEPEAAARFDYDPGADEFFFDRHPGVFAYVLNYYRTGKLHCPADVCGPLFEEELGFWGIDETDVEACCWMTYRQHRDAEEALDSFEAPDPAGAANAANAAGAHDAGLDDEAGAGGGGLDGAGGELKRLCFQDAGGGAGGPPGGAGGAGGTWWRRWQPRVWALFEDPYSSRAARYVAFASLFFILISITTFCLETHEGFIHISNKTVTQASPIPGAPPENITNVEVETEPFLTYVEGVCVVWFTFEFLMRITFCPDKVEFLKSSLNIIDCVAILPFYLEVGLSGLSSKAAKDVLGFLRVVRFVRILRIFKLTRHFVGLRVLGHTLRASTNEFLLLIIFLALGVLIFATMIYYAERIGADPDDILGSNHTYFKNIPIGFWWAVVTMTTLGYGDMYPKTWSGMLVGALCALAGVLTIAMPVPVIVNNFGMYYSLAMAKQKLPKKKNKHIPRPPQPGSPNYCKPDPPPPPPHHPHHGSGGISPPPPITPPSVGVTVAGAYPPGPHTHPGLLRGGAGGLGIMGLPPLPAPGEPCPLAQEEVIEINRADPRPNGDPAAAALAHEDCPAIDQPAMSPEDKSPITPGSRGRYSRDRACFLLTDYAPSPDGSIRKDWRKPGPPSFLPDLNANAAAWISP, encoded by the exons ATGCTGAGCTCAGTCTGCGTCTCGTCCTTCCGCGGGCGCCAGGGGGCCAGCAAGCAGCAGCCGGCGCCACCGCCGCAGCCGCCCGAGTccccgccgccgctgcccccgCCGCCGTCCCCGCCGCCGCTGCAGCAGCAGCAGTCTGCGCAGCCCGGCCCCGCCGCGTCCTCGGCGGGCCCCCCGGCACCTCGCGGGCCCGGGGGCCGGCGCGCCGAGCCATGCCCCGGGCTGCCGGCGGCGGCCATGGGGCGGcacggcggcggcggtggcgacAGCGGCAAGATCGTGATCAACGTGGGCGGCGTGCGCCATGAGACGTACCGCTCGACGCTGCGCACCCTGCCGGGGACGCGGCTGGCCGGCCTGACGGAGCCCGAGGCGGCGGCGCGCTTCGACTACGATCCCGGCGCTGACGAGTTCTTCTTTGACCGGCACCCGGGAGTCTTCGCCTACGTGCTCAACTACTACCGCACAGGCAAGCTGCACTGTCCGGCCGACGTGTGCGGGCCGCTTTTCGAGGAGGAGCTCGGCTTCTGGGGCATCGACGAGACCGACGTGGAGGCCTGCTGCTGGATGACCTACCGGCAGCACCGCGACGCCGAAGAGGCGCTCGACTCCTTCGAGGCTCCGGACCCAGCGGGCGCAGCCAACGCCGCCAACGCCGCGGGCGCCCACGACGCGGGCCTGGACGACGAGGCGGGTGCGGGCGGCGGCGGCTTGGACGGCGCGGGCGGCGAGCTCAAGCGCCTCTGCTTCCAGGACGCGGGCGGCGGCGCCGGGGGGCCGCCAgggggcgcgggcggcgcgggcggcaCGTGGTGGCGCCGCTGGCAGCCCCGTGTGTGGGCGCTCTTCGAGGACCCCTACTCGTCGCGGGCCGCCAGG TATGTAGCCTTCGCCTCCCTCTTCTTCATCCTCATCTCCATAACCACCTTCTGCCTGGAGACCCATGAAGGCTTCATCCATATCAGCAACAAGACGGTGACACAGGCCTCCCCGATCCCCGGGGCTCCACCAGAGAACATCACCAATGTGGAGGTGGAGACGGAGCCCTTCCTGACCTATGTGGAGGGCGTGTGTGTGGTCTGGTTCACCTTCGAGTTCCTCATGCGCATCACCTTCTGCCCCGACAAGGTGGAATTTCTCAAGAGCAGCCTCAACATCATCGACTGTGTGGCCATCTTGCCCTTCTATCTCGAGGTGGGACTCTCAGGCCTCAGCTCCAAGGCTGCTAAAGACGTGCTGGGCTTCCTGCGGGTTGTCCGCTTTGTCCGAATCCTTCGCATCTTCAAGCTCACGCGCCATTTTGTGGGGCTGCGCGTGCTGGGCCACACACTCCGTGCCAGCACCAACGAGTTCCTGCTGCTCATCATCTTCCTGGCACTGGGCGTGCTCATCTTCGCCACCATGATCTACTACGCGGAGCGCATCGGCGCTGACCCCGATGACATCCTGGGCTCCAATCACACCTACTTCAAGAACATCCCCATCGGCTTCTGGTGGGCCGTGGTCACCATGACGACCCTGGGCTACGGAGACATGTACCCCAAGACGTGGTCGGGGATGCTGGTCGGGGCACTGTGTGCCCTGGCGGGGGTGCTCACCATCGCCATGCCCGTGCCCGTCATTGTCAACAACTTTGGCATGTACTATTCGCTGGCCATGGCCAAGCAGAAGCTGCCCAAGAAGAAGAACAAACAtatcccccgccccccgcagcccGGCTCTCCAAACTACTGCAAGCCcgaccctcccccgccccccccgcacCACCCCCACCACGGCAGCGGTGGTatcagccccccgccccccatcaccCCACCTTCCGTGGGGGTGACTGTGGCTGGGGCCTACCCACCGGGCCCCCACACGCACCCCGGGCTGCTCAGGGGGGGAGCGGGTGGGCTCGGGATCATGGGGCTGCCTCCTCTGCCAGCCCCTGGGGAGCCTTGCCCATTGGCTCAGGAGGAAGTCATTGAGATCAACCGGGCAG ATCCACGCCCCAACGGGGACCCTGCTGCAGCTGCGCTTGCCCACGAGGACTGCCCAGCCATCGACCAGCCCGCCATGTCCCCGGAAGACAAGAGCCCCATCACCCCCGGGAGCCGAGGACGCTATAGCCGGGAccgagcctgcttcctcctcacCGACTATGCCCCTTCCCCTGATGGCTCCATCCGGAAAG aCTGGCGTAAGCCAGGTCCCCCAAGCTTCTTGCCCGACCTCAACGCCAACGCTGCAGCCTGGATATCCCCCTAG
- the KCNC3 gene encoding voltage-gated potassium channel KCNC3 isoform X2, with protein MLSSVCVSSFRGRQGASKQQPAPPPQPPESPPPLPPPPSPPPLQQQQSAQPGPAASSAGPPAPRGPGGRRAEPCPGLPAAAMGRHGGGGGDSGKIVINVGGVRHETYRSTLRTLPGTRLAGLTEPEAAARFDYDPGADEFFFDRHPGVFAYVLNYYRTGKLHCPADVCGPLFEEELGFWGIDETDVEACCWMTYRQHRDAEEALDSFEAPDPAGAANAANAAGAHDAGLDDEAGAGGGGLDGAGGELKRLCFQDAGGGAGGPPGGAGGAGGTWWRRWQPRVWALFEDPYSSRAARYVAFASLFFILISITTFCLETHEGFIHISNKTVTQASPIPGAPPENITNVEVETEPFLTYVEGVCVVWFTFEFLMRITFCPDKVEFLKSSLNIIDCVAILPFYLEVGLSGLSSKAAKDVLGFLRVVRFVRILRIFKLTRHFVGLRVLGHTLRASTNEFLLLIIFLALGVLIFATMIYYAERIGADPDDILGSNHTYFKNIPIGFWWAVVTMTTLGYGDMYPKTWSGMLVGALCALAGVLTIAMPVPVIVNNFGMYYSLAMAKQKLPKKKNKHIPRPPQPGSPNYCKPDPPPPPPHHPHHGSGGISPPPPITPPSVGVTVAGAYPPGPHTHPGLLRGGAGGLGIMGLPPLPAPGEPCPLAQEEVIEINRADPRPNGDPAAAALAHEDCPAIDQPAMSPEDKSPITPGSRGRYSRDRACFLLTDYAPSPDGSIRKAIGAPPLPPPDWRKPGPPSFLPDLNANAAAWISP; from the exons ATGCTGAGCTCAGTCTGCGTCTCGTCCTTCCGCGGGCGCCAGGGGGCCAGCAAGCAGCAGCCGGCGCCACCGCCGCAGCCGCCCGAGTccccgccgccgctgcccccgCCGCCGTCCCCGCCGCCGCTGCAGCAGCAGCAGTCTGCGCAGCCCGGCCCCGCCGCGTCCTCGGCGGGCCCCCCGGCACCTCGCGGGCCCGGGGGCCGGCGCGCCGAGCCATGCCCCGGGCTGCCGGCGGCGGCCATGGGGCGGcacggcggcggcggtggcgacAGCGGCAAGATCGTGATCAACGTGGGCGGCGTGCGCCATGAGACGTACCGCTCGACGCTGCGCACCCTGCCGGGGACGCGGCTGGCCGGCCTGACGGAGCCCGAGGCGGCGGCGCGCTTCGACTACGATCCCGGCGCTGACGAGTTCTTCTTTGACCGGCACCCGGGAGTCTTCGCCTACGTGCTCAACTACTACCGCACAGGCAAGCTGCACTGTCCGGCCGACGTGTGCGGGCCGCTTTTCGAGGAGGAGCTCGGCTTCTGGGGCATCGACGAGACCGACGTGGAGGCCTGCTGCTGGATGACCTACCGGCAGCACCGCGACGCCGAAGAGGCGCTCGACTCCTTCGAGGCTCCGGACCCAGCGGGCGCAGCCAACGCCGCCAACGCCGCGGGCGCCCACGACGCGGGCCTGGACGACGAGGCGGGTGCGGGCGGCGGCGGCTTGGACGGCGCGGGCGGCGAGCTCAAGCGCCTCTGCTTCCAGGACGCGGGCGGCGGCGCCGGGGGGCCGCCAgggggcgcgggcggcgcgggcggcaCGTGGTGGCGCCGCTGGCAGCCCCGTGTGTGGGCGCTCTTCGAGGACCCCTACTCGTCGCGGGCCGCCAGG TATGTAGCCTTCGCCTCCCTCTTCTTCATCCTCATCTCCATAACCACCTTCTGCCTGGAGACCCATGAAGGCTTCATCCATATCAGCAACAAGACGGTGACACAGGCCTCCCCGATCCCCGGGGCTCCACCAGAGAACATCACCAATGTGGAGGTGGAGACGGAGCCCTTCCTGACCTATGTGGAGGGCGTGTGTGTGGTCTGGTTCACCTTCGAGTTCCTCATGCGCATCACCTTCTGCCCCGACAAGGTGGAATTTCTCAAGAGCAGCCTCAACATCATCGACTGTGTGGCCATCTTGCCCTTCTATCTCGAGGTGGGACTCTCAGGCCTCAGCTCCAAGGCTGCTAAAGACGTGCTGGGCTTCCTGCGGGTTGTCCGCTTTGTCCGAATCCTTCGCATCTTCAAGCTCACGCGCCATTTTGTGGGGCTGCGCGTGCTGGGCCACACACTCCGTGCCAGCACCAACGAGTTCCTGCTGCTCATCATCTTCCTGGCACTGGGCGTGCTCATCTTCGCCACCATGATCTACTACGCGGAGCGCATCGGCGCTGACCCCGATGACATCCTGGGCTCCAATCACACCTACTTCAAGAACATCCCCATCGGCTTCTGGTGGGCCGTGGTCACCATGACGACCCTGGGCTACGGAGACATGTACCCCAAGACGTGGTCGGGGATGCTGGTCGGGGCACTGTGTGCCCTGGCGGGGGTGCTCACCATCGCCATGCCCGTGCCCGTCATTGTCAACAACTTTGGCATGTACTATTCGCTGGCCATGGCCAAGCAGAAGCTGCCCAAGAAGAAGAACAAACAtatcccccgccccccgcagcccGGCTCTCCAAACTACTGCAAGCCcgaccctcccccgccccccccgcacCACCCCCACCACGGCAGCGGTGGTatcagccccccgccccccatcaccCCACCTTCCGTGGGGGTGACTGTGGCTGGGGCCTACCCACCGGGCCCCCACACGCACCCCGGGCTGCTCAGGGGGGGAGCGGGTGGGCTCGGGATCATGGGGCTGCCTCCTCTGCCAGCCCCTGGGGAGCCTTGCCCATTGGCTCAGGAGGAAGTCATTGAGATCAACCGGGCAG ATCCACGCCCCAACGGGGACCCTGCTGCAGCTGCGCTTGCCCACGAGGACTGCCCAGCCATCGACCAGCCCGCCATGTCCCCGGAAGACAAGAGCCCCATCACCCCCGGGAGCCGAGGACGCTATAGCCGGGAccgagcctgcttcctcctcacCGACTATGCCCCTTCCCCTGATGGCTCCATCCGGAAAG ccattggtgctcccccactgccccccccagaCTGGCGTAAGCCAGGTCCCCCAAGCTTCTTGCCCGACCTCAACGCCAACGCTGCAGCCTGGATATCCCCCTAG
- the NAPSA gene encoding napsin-A, whose product MSRLPFLLLLLPPLTVEPAGASLIRIPLRRVYPGRGTLNPLRGWGKPAVPPSLGAPSPGDKPILVPLSNYMNVQYYGEIGLGTPPQNFSVVFDTGSSNLWVPSIRCHFFSVPCWFHHRFNSKASSSFQPNGTKFAIQYGTGKLDGILSEDKLTIGGIKGASVIFGEALWEPSLVFTFAHFDGILGLGFPILAVGGVRPPLDTLVDQGLLDKPVFSFYLNRDPAAADGGELVLGGSDPAHYIPPLTFLPVTIPAYWQIHMERVNVDTGLTLCAQGCAAILDTGTSLITGPTEEIQALHAAIGGLSLLLGEYLIQCSKIPTLPPISFLLGGVWFNLTAQDYVIQIARGGVRLCLSGFQALDMPPPAGPLWILGDVFLRSYVAVFDRGNLTGGARVGLARARSRGAGPQGGGPARAQFSGWRPG is encoded by the exons ATGTCCCGGCTACctttcctgctgctgctgctgccgccgctgaCTGTGGAGCCTGCCGGGGCCTCGCTGATCCG GATCCCTCTCCGCCGAGTCTACCCTGGACGTGGGACCCTGAACCCACTGAGGGGATGGGGGAAGCCGGCAGTGCCCCCCAGTTTGGGGGCCCCATCCCCTGGGGACAAGCCCATCTTGGTACCTCTCTCTAACTACATGAAT GTCCAGTATTATGGGGAAATTGGACTGGGAACACCCCCACAAAACTTCTCTGTCGTCTTTGACACTGGTTCCTCCAATCTCTGGGTCCCGTCCATAAGATGCCACTTCTTCAGTGTGCCCTGCT GGTTCCACCACCGCTTCAACTCCAAAGCCTCCAGCTCCTTCCAACCCAATGGGACCAAGTTTGCCATTCAGTATGGAACTGGGAAGCTAGATGGCATCCTGAGTGAGGACAAGCTGACT ATTGGAGGAATTAAGGGTGCATCAGTGATTTTTGGAGAGGCTCTGTGGGAGCCCAGCCTGGTCTTCACTTTTGCCCACTTCGATGGGAtactgggcctcggtttccccattcTGGCTGTGGGAGGAGTTCGGCCCCCGCTGGATACACTGGTGGACCAGGGGCTACTGGATAAGCCTGTCTTCTCCTTCTACCTCAACAG GGATCCTGCGGCCGCAGATGGAGGAGAGCTggttctgggtggctcagatccaGCTCACTATATCCCACCCCTCACTTTCTTGCCAGTCACGATCCCTGCCTACTGGCAGATCCACATGGAGCG TGTGAACGTGGACACAGGGCTGACTCTTTGTGCCCAGGGCTGTGCTGCCATCCTGGACACGGGCACATCCCTCATCACAGGACCCACTGAAGAAATCCAGGCCCTGCATGCAGCCATTGGAGGACTCTCCCTGCTGTTGGGGGAG taCCTCATCCAGTGCTCGAAAATTCCAACGCTTCCTCCAATCTCCTTCCTCCTTGGTGGGGTCTGGTTTAACCTTACAGCCCAGGACTATGTCATCCAG ATTGCTCGGGGTGGCGTCCGCCTCTGCTTGTCTGGCTTCCAGGCCCTGGACATGCCTCCGCCTGCAGGGCCCCTCTGGATTCTCGGCGATGTCTTCTTGCGGTCCTACGTAGCGGTCTTCGATCGCGGGAACCTAACAGGCGGTGCCCGAGTGGGGCTGGCGCGCGCTCGCTCTCGGGGAGCAGGACCACAAGGGGGTGGGCCCGCGCGGGCGCAGTTCTCCGGTTGGCGCCCTGGCTAG